Proteins from one Haloarchaeobius litoreus genomic window:
- the kynU gene encoding kynureninase, with protein MPTPELPADPPTDRAFAEELDEQDPLASLRERFYIPEGDRYMDGNSLGLMSKDAEAALSRVVDEWRDLAIRGWGEADPDWFHYPERLGDRLAPLVGATESEVVVGNSTTVNIHTLVGTMLDAYGAETILVDDLDFPTDHYAIRAQLRQRGLDPEEYLVVAESSDGRTVTVDDVEAALVGNDVDIVFLPTVLYRSGQLLDVEAIAELAREHGALFGVDAAHSVGAVPHEFDANGVDFAVWCSYKYLNGGPGAVAGLYVSEEHFGSPPALAGWWGNDKGTMFEMRTTYDQAPDAGAWQVGTPPLLAAAPLDGALDVVEDAGIEALREKSVALTEYLVALTDARLAQHGFEVGTPRDPDRRGGHVALEHPEGYRISEALRDRGVVVDYRPPDVVRVAPSPYYVTFAEVWSVVDDLVEIAERSLYEEYERESGGVT; from the coding sequence ATGCCGACGCCGGAACTCCCCGCAGACCCGCCGACGGACCGCGCGTTCGCCGAGGAACTGGACGAGCAGGACCCGCTCGCGTCGCTTCGGGAGCGCTTCTACATCCCCGAGGGCGACCGCTACATGGACGGGAACTCGCTGGGGCTCATGTCGAAGGACGCCGAGGCGGCGCTCTCCCGGGTCGTCGACGAGTGGCGCGACCTGGCCATCCGGGGCTGGGGCGAGGCCGACCCGGACTGGTTCCACTACCCCGAGCGGCTGGGCGACCGGCTCGCACCGCTCGTCGGCGCGACGGAGTCCGAAGTGGTCGTCGGCAACTCGACGACGGTCAACATCCACACGCTCGTCGGGACGATGCTCGACGCCTACGGGGCGGAGACCATCCTCGTGGACGACCTCGACTTCCCGACGGACCACTACGCCATCCGGGCGCAGCTCCGCCAGCGCGGCCTCGATCCCGAGGAGTACCTCGTCGTCGCCGAGAGCAGCGACGGGCGCACCGTGACGGTCGATGATGTCGAGGCCGCGCTGGTGGGCAACGACGTGGACATCGTCTTCCTCCCGACGGTGCTCTACCGCTCGGGGCAGCTCCTCGACGTCGAGGCCATCGCCGAGCTGGCCCGCGAGCACGGCGCGCTGTTCGGCGTCGACGCGGCCCACAGCGTCGGCGCGGTCCCGCACGAGTTCGACGCGAACGGCGTGGACTTCGCGGTCTGGTGCTCGTACAAGTACCTCAACGGCGGCCCCGGCGCGGTCGCGGGCCTGTACGTCAGCGAGGAGCACTTCGGCAGCCCACCCGCGCTCGCTGGCTGGTGGGGCAACGACAAGGGGACGATGTTCGAGATGCGGACGACGTACGACCAGGCACCCGACGCCGGCGCGTGGCAGGTCGGGACGCCGCCGCTGCTCGCCGCGGCACCGCTCGACGGCGCGCTCGACGTGGTCGAGGACGCGGGAATCGAGGCGCTCCGGGAGAAGTCGGTCGCGCTGACCGAGTACCTCGTGGCGCTGACCGACGCACGACTCGCCCAGCACGGCTTCGAGGTGGGGACGCCGCGGGACCCCGACCGCCGGGGCGGGCACGTCGCGCTCGAACACCCGGAGGGCTACCGCATCAGCGAGGCGCTGCGCGACCGCGGCGTCGTCGTGGACTACCGTCCGCCGGACGTGGTCCGGGTCGCGCCCTCGCCGTACTACGTCACCTTCGCGGAGGTGTGGTCGGTGGTCGACGACCTCGTCGAGATCGCGGAGCGGTCGCTCTACGAGGAGTACGAACGCGAGAGCGGCGGCGTGACGTAG
- a CDS encoding DUF7535 family protein has protein sequence MSTLSESAGMHPDASMSAIGYIIAALLALVLLPLAPIILVVWITLKIAEAAGGEDEEDARRPGTA, from the coding sequence ATGTCAACCCTCAGCGAAAGCGCCGGGATGCATCCGGACGCCTCGATGAGCGCCATCGGCTACATCATCGCGGCGCTGCTGGCGCTCGTCCTGCTCCCGCTCGCGCCGATCATCCTCGTCGTGTGGATCACCCTCAAGATCGCCGAGGCGGCGGGCGGCGAGGACGAGGAGGACGCCAGGCGTCCCGGGACAGCGTAG
- a CDS encoding PaaI family thioesterase, with the protein MTVNAIFDAMPYAKHLGIEMEEAEDGFARGRLGLAEEHSSVPGKVVAHGGVVHSFADHVAGAAVISLNFTPTPTIDIRIDHLAPATNDLVAEAEVVRDGGDIATVDCEVTDVTGTRVATARGVFKTAGGDGGSAWVDSPEEFDVD; encoded by the coding sequence ATGACCGTCAACGCCATCTTCGACGCGATGCCGTACGCGAAGCACCTCGGCATCGAGATGGAGGAAGCCGAGGACGGCTTCGCCCGGGGTCGCCTCGGACTCGCGGAGGAGCACTCCTCGGTCCCCGGGAAGGTCGTCGCCCACGGCGGCGTCGTCCACTCCTTCGCCGACCACGTCGCCGGCGCGGCCGTCATCTCGCTGAACTTCACGCCGACGCCCACCATCGACATCCGCATCGACCACCTGGCTCCCGCCACGAACGACCTCGTCGCCGAGGCCGAGGTCGTCCGCGACGGCGGCGACATCGCCACCGTCGACTGCGAGGTGACCGACGTGACCGGTACCCGGGTGGCCACCGCCCGCGGCGTGTTCAAGACCGCCGGTGGTGACGGCGGCTCCGCCTGGGTCGACAGCCCCGAGGAGTTCGACGTCGACTGA
- the gnd gene encoding phosphogluconate dehydrogenase (NAD(+)-dependent, decarboxylating) yields the protein MQLGVLGLGRMGRIVVDRTLAAGHDVVAFDLDDDAVAAAADAGATPVDSVAELAAELGDEKRIWLMVPAGEPVDAALADLEPRLDGDDIVVDGGNSHFEDSVRRAEETDAAYLDCGTSGGPAGAELGFSLMVGGPQWAYDELSPVFDAVATGPEGHDRMGPAGSGHYVKMVHNGVEYALMQTYGEGFELLANGRYDLDLESVARTWNNGAVIRSWLLELCEEAFREEGTDADELGDVADHVAGGSTGTWTVQEALEQEVPVPLIYQSLAERFGSRAPESGRFSRRLANRLRYGFGRHEVAREE from the coding sequence ATGCAACTGGGCGTACTCGGACTCGGGCGGATGGGCCGTATCGTGGTCGACCGAACACTCGCCGCCGGACACGACGTGGTCGCGTTCGACCTCGACGACGACGCGGTCGCGGCGGCCGCCGACGCCGGGGCGACGCCCGTCGACTCCGTCGCCGAACTCGCGGCCGAGCTCGGCGACGAGAAGCGCATCTGGCTGATGGTCCCGGCGGGCGAGCCGGTGGACGCCGCGCTCGCCGACCTGGAACCCCGGCTCGACGGCGACGACATCGTCGTCGACGGTGGCAACTCCCACTTCGAGGACTCCGTGCGCCGCGCCGAGGAGACCGACGCCGCGTACCTCGACTGCGGCACCTCGGGCGGCCCCGCCGGCGCGGAGCTCGGCTTCTCGCTGATGGTCGGCGGCCCGCAGTGGGCCTACGACGAGCTCTCGCCCGTCTTCGACGCCGTCGCGACCGGCCCCGAGGGGCACGACCGGATGGGTCCCGCCGGCTCCGGCCACTACGTGAAGATGGTCCACAACGGCGTCGAGTACGCGCTCATGCAGACCTACGGCGAGGGGTTCGAGCTGCTCGCGAACGGCCGGTACGACCTCGACCTCGAATCGGTCGCACGCACCTGGAATAACGGCGCGGTCATCCGGTCGTGGCTGCTCGAACTCTGCGAGGAGGCGTTCCGCGAGGAGGGCACCGACGCGGACGAGCTGGGAGACGTGGCGGACCACGTCGCCGGCGGCTCGACGGGCACCTGGACCGTGCAGGAGGCCCTCGAACAGGAGGTCCCCGTCCCGCTCATCTACCAGTCCCTCGCCGAGCGGTTCGGCTCCCGCGCCCCCGAGTCCGGCCGGTTCTCCCGCCGGCTCGCCAACCGGCTCCGGTACGGCTTCGGCCGGCACGAGGTCGCACGAGAGGAGTGA
- a CDS encoding thiamine pyrophosphate-binding protein yields the protein MTAAEDLVATLEDSGVDTVFGFPCEQLEPYYAALAESEIRHVHPRSEASAAMMADAYARVTGTLGVCDGVGGPGAAYTGVGLTEADGASSPVLALTGDNDRAFRGREAIQDADNEAILAPHVAASYDPESPERVVEAVRAAAREAVAGVPGPTHVNLPEDVLAGESESGPGAAVETRFDDGGPAPSRDDVTALAEVLTAAERPVLVAGEGVLRAGAADALSALAADTNTPVVTSMNGKGAVAEDEPYAAGVVGRWGFCEVANDLVEDADAIVGLGCRFGELSTVGWSLLPADATMAHVDLDPHWLGRNYDADVAVQADIRATVEAVREALLSTDFGDGRERIEQVAADRESWRGEYAGRLESDRTPIDPARIVSELQAAIPDDGLLVSATSFPGFFTGAFYEVRQPGVGYIQARGSDGINCALPQAIGAKAADPDRPVVAVSGDGGIGYHISDLETAVRDDLPVVVVVWNNQSLASSKASQLTNYGVDISTDFEPETDYAAVARGFGCAGSVVTDPAELADELADALARDRPTLLDVQVDPGAVPPVIAD from the coding sequence GTGACCGCTGCTGAGGACCTGGTCGCGACGCTCGAAGACAGCGGCGTCGACACCGTGTTCGGCTTCCCCTGCGAGCAGCTGGAGCCGTACTACGCGGCGCTCGCGGAGTCCGAGATCCGACACGTCCACCCGCGGAGCGAGGCGAGCGCGGCGATGATGGCCGACGCCTACGCCCGCGTGACGGGCACGCTGGGCGTCTGCGACGGCGTCGGCGGCCCGGGCGCGGCGTACACCGGCGTCGGGCTGACCGAGGCCGACGGCGCGTCAAGCCCGGTGCTCGCGCTGACCGGCGACAACGACCGGGCGTTCCGGGGCCGGGAGGCCATCCAGGACGCCGACAACGAGGCCATCCTGGCCCCGCACGTCGCGGCGAGCTACGACCCCGAATCCCCCGAGCGCGTCGTCGAGGCGGTGCGGGCGGCAGCGCGCGAGGCGGTCGCGGGCGTCCCCGGGCCGACGCACGTGAACCTGCCCGAGGACGTGCTCGCCGGGGAGAGCGAGTCTGGGCCGGGTGCGGCCGTGGAAACCCGGTTCGACGACGGCGGCCCAGCGCCCTCGAGAGACGACGTGACGGCGCTGGCCGAGGTACTGACAGCGGCCGAGCGCCCCGTTCTCGTCGCAGGCGAGGGGGTGCTCCGGGCTGGCGCAGCGGACGCCCTGAGCGCGCTGGCCGCCGACACGAACACGCCGGTCGTCACGTCGATGAACGGGAAGGGTGCCGTCGCCGAGGACGAGCCGTACGCCGCCGGCGTCGTCGGCCGCTGGGGCTTCTGCGAGGTGGCGAACGACCTCGTCGAGGACGCCGACGCCATCGTCGGGCTGGGCTGTCGCTTCGGCGAGCTGTCGACGGTCGGCTGGTCGTTGCTCCCGGCGGACGCGACGATGGCCCACGTCGACCTCGACCCGCACTGGCTCGGGCGGAACTACGACGCCGACGTGGCGGTGCAGGCCGATATCCGGGCGACCGTCGAGGCGGTGCGCGAGGCGCTCCTGAGCACCGACTTCGGTGACGGTCGCGAACGCATCGAGCAGGTCGCGGCCGACCGGGAGAGCTGGCGCGGGGAGTACGCCGGCCGGCTGGAGAGCGACCGGACGCCCATCGACCCCGCCCGCATCGTCAGCGAGCTGCAGGCCGCCATCCCGGACGACGGGTTGCTCGTCTCGGCCACGTCGTTCCCCGGCTTCTTCACCGGTGCGTTCTACGAGGTGCGCCAGCCCGGCGTCGGCTACATCCAGGCGCGGGGCAGCGACGGCATCAACTGCGCGCTCCCGCAGGCCATCGGCGCGAAGGCGGCCGACCCGGACCGACCCGTCGTCGCGGTGTCGGGCGACGGCGGCATCGGCTACCACATCTCGGACCTGGAGACGGCGGTCCGGGACGACCTGCCGGTCGTCGTGGTCGTCTGGAACAACCAGTCGCTCGCGTCCTCGAAGGCGAGCCAGCTGACGAACTACGGCGTCGACATCTCGACGGACTTCGAGCCGGAGACCGACTACGCCGCCGTCGCGCGCGGGTTCGGCTGTGCGGGTTCGGTCGTCACCGACCCCGCGGAGCTGGCCGACGAACTGGCCGACGCGCTGGCGCGGGACCGGCCGACACTGCTCGACGTGCAGGTCGACCCCGGCGCGGTGCCGCCCGTTATCGCGGACTAG
- a CDS encoding 3-hydroxyacyl-CoA dehydrogenase, giving the protein MTNDTTDHAGGDGPAGDGLRTGVVGAGVMGRDIAALLANAGCEVVLVDVDADALAAAESYLQREASAALADAGLATDTDPLADRTSYATDLDALADCEFVVEAISESLDAKRGLLAELEAVLAPDAVVGTNTSSLTASAVAAEAEYPERVVLFHFANPAIPRDVVEINGESASEDALALAESVARAMGKTPFRLGTERRANGLSRLSAAIKCAGTWELLDADAAEIEVGARNMGFPRGPLAFIDLIGLDIHLATVDNLAVEYGGRFAPPESVRERMETMVADGRAGAKDGEGFFRWEDGEAVLPAVESPHDVQPIVAALVNEAHRMVADGVADRETLNEILKRGSGGAIGPFDIEGMVGGDVLRDVLESRYAETGAGVFEPAETLG; this is encoded by the coding sequence ATGACGAACGACACCACGGACCACGCCGGCGGCGACGGACCGGCCGGCGACGGCCTCCGAACCGGCGTCGTCGGCGCTGGCGTGATGGGGCGGGACATCGCCGCCCTCCTCGCGAACGCAGGCTGCGAAGTCGTCCTCGTCGACGTGGACGCGGACGCGCTGGCGGCCGCCGAATCGTACCTCCAACGCGAGGCGAGTGCAGCCCTCGCCGATGCTGGACTCGCAACGGACACCGACCCTCTGGCCGACCGAACCAGCTACGCCACCGACCTCGACGCACTCGCCGACTGCGAGTTCGTCGTCGAGGCCATCAGCGAGTCGCTCGACGCGAAACGGGGGCTGCTCGCCGAGCTCGAAGCCGTCCTCGCCCCGGACGCGGTCGTCGGGACGAACACCTCCTCGCTCACCGCGAGCGCGGTGGCCGCCGAGGCCGAGTATCCGGAGCGCGTCGTCCTCTTCCACTTCGCCAACCCCGCCATCCCGCGCGACGTGGTGGAGATCAACGGCGAGTCAGCGAGCGAGGACGCGCTCGCCCTCGCCGAGTCGGTCGCCCGCGCCATGGGCAAGACGCCGTTCCGCCTGGGAACCGAACGTCGGGCCAACGGCCTCAGCCGGCTCTCCGCGGCCATCAAGTGCGCCGGCACGTGGGAGCTGCTCGACGCCGACGCCGCCGAAATCGAGGTCGGCGCACGCAACATGGGCTTCCCGCGCGGCCCGCTGGCGTTCATCGACCTCATCGGCCTCGACATCCACCTCGCGACCGTCGACAACCTCGCCGTCGAGTACGGCGGCCGGTTCGCCCCGCCCGAATCGGTCAGAGAGCGCATGGAGACGATGGTCGCCGACGGCCGCGCCGGGGCGAAGGACGGCGAGGGCTTCTTCCGCTGGGAGGACGGCGAGGCGGTGCTCCCCGCGGTCGAGTCCCCCCACGACGTCCAGCCCATCGTCGCCGCCCTGGTGAACGAGGCCCATCGGATGGTGGCCGACGGCGTTGCAGACCGCGAGACGCTGAACGAGATACTCAAGCGCGGGAGCGGCGGCGCTATCGGCCCGTTCGACATCGAGGGGATGGTCGGCGGCGACGTGCTCCGGGACGTGCTCGAATCGCGGTACGCGGAGACGGGTGCGGGCGTGTTCGAGCCCGCGGAGACGCTGGGGTAG
- a CDS encoding APC family permease has product MTDDDTTVGLFQAVAIEVGLIVGAGLFSLTGVATTLAGTGVPLSYVFTFTVVSMSLVPTAALAAARPVTGGNYWYPSRLWSPVVAFLTAWGLSISMFGGGLPVYALSFGRYVDSLVAVDPVAVGVVVLTAFYLVNLAGIDVAASVQVLLFVSLVASLVVFVVVGAPTVEPANFEPFLSTGIGGMLTGAGVLYFVCLGANFIVDLGEDVQAATVTIPQSLAVSIPLVFVLYVGTALVAVGTVGAAGPGSMAGATLSVPAEVALPPTLSAFFVVGGALFAIATSINAVFIIAPKYMVVLADDGFFPAALARTNDRFGTPHWGLTLVFALSLASLVSPLPVADLGSLLGFGGIVLIVPMMVAAVRFVRRHPERYAATPIPVPPRITVALAVAAVCANAVLLVLLASQSPLLFAAWAGLTLLGGGAYLLARRRYLADRGTALLSGFDGEF; this is encoded by the coding sequence ATGACCGACGACGACACGACCGTCGGGCTCTTCCAGGCCGTCGCCATCGAGGTCGGCCTCATCGTCGGCGCGGGGCTGTTCTCGCTGACCGGCGTGGCGACCACGCTCGCCGGCACGGGCGTCCCGCTGTCGTACGTGTTCACGTTCACCGTCGTCTCGATGAGCCTGGTCCCGACCGCGGCGCTGGCCGCCGCCCGACCCGTGACGGGCGGGAACTACTGGTACCCGAGCAGGCTGTGGTCGCCCGTCGTCGCCTTCCTCACCGCGTGGGGGCTCTCCATCAGCATGTTCGGCGGCGGCCTGCCGGTGTACGCGCTGAGCTTCGGGCGCTACGTCGACTCGCTCGTCGCGGTGGACCCCGTCGCCGTCGGCGTCGTGGTCCTGACCGCGTTCTACCTCGTGAACCTCGCCGGCATCGACGTGGCCGCCAGCGTGCAGGTGCTGCTGTTCGTCTCGCTCGTCGCGAGCCTCGTCGTGTTCGTCGTCGTGGGCGCGCCGACCGTCGAGCCCGCGAACTTCGAGCCGTTCCTCTCGACCGGCATCGGCGGGATGTTGACGGGGGCCGGCGTGCTCTACTTCGTCTGTCTGGGAGCGAACTTCATCGTCGACCTCGGCGAGGACGTACAGGCCGCCACGGTCACCATCCCGCAGTCGCTCGCGGTGAGCATTCCGCTCGTGTTCGTGCTCTACGTCGGCACCGCGCTCGTCGCCGTCGGCACCGTCGGCGCGGCCGGCCCGGGGTCCATGGCCGGCGCGACCCTCTCCGTCCCGGCCGAGGTCGCCCTCCCGCCCACCCTCTCCGCGTTCTTCGTCGTCGGGGGCGCGCTCTTCGCCATCGCGACGAGCATCAACGCGGTGTTCATCATCGCCCCGAAGTACATGGTCGTCCTCGCCGACGACGGCTTCTTCCCGGCCGCACTCGCCCGGACGAACGACCGGTTCGGCACACCACACTGGGGTCTGACGCTCGTGTTCGCCCTCTCGCTCGCGTCGCTGGTCAGCCCGCTCCCCGTCGCGGACCTCGGCTCGCTGCTGGGCTTCGGCGGCATCGTCCTCATCGTCCCGATGATGGTCGCGGCGGTCCGGTTCGTCCGCCGCCATCCCGAGCGCTACGCGGCGACCCCGATCCCCGTCCCACCGCGAATCACGGTCGCCCTCGCCGTCGCCGCGGTCTGTGCGAACGCCGTCCTGCTCGTCCTGCTCGCGAGCCAGAGCCCGCTCCTGTTCGCCGCGTGGGCGGGCCTCACCCTCCTCGGTGGCGGCGCGTACCTGCTCGCCCGCCGGCGGTACCTCGCCGACCGGGGCACGGCTCTGCTGTCGGGCTTCGACGGGGAGTTTTAA
- a CDS encoding ribbon-helix-helix domain-containing protein: MVKSTVRFSESTVEEIESLVEEGVFESKSEFYRFASEYILEQLSDSYEPSTVDFEDIKADVFPQDQIIESAEDRESGLPFFESVATVRRFVVRGNPSDAEDFIDHHYATSSRDALLLEELLDLYCHQYGVDRPGRE, from the coding sequence ATGGTAAAGAGCACGGTCCGATTCTCGGAGTCGACCGTCGAGGAGATCGAGTCCCTCGTCGAGGAGGGCGTCTTCGAGAGCAAATCCGAGTTCTACCGCTTCGCCTCGGAGTACATCCTGGAGCAGCTCTCGGACAGCTACGAACCCTCGACCGTCGACTTCGAGGACATCAAGGCGGACGTGTTCCCGCAGGACCAGATCATCGAGTCAGCCGAGGACCGCGAGTCCGGGCTCCCCTTCTTCGAGTCGGTCGCGACCGTGCGGCGGTTCGTCGTCCGCGGCAACCCGAGCGACGCCGAGGACTTCATCGACCACCACTACGCGACGAGTTCGCGCGACGCGCTCCTGCTGGAGGAACTCCTGGACCTGTACTGTCACCAGTACGGCGTCGACCGCCCCGGCCGGGAGTGA
- a CDS encoding 2Fe-2S iron-sulfur cluster-binding protein, with the protein MANELGIAIGLSLTVIAVTLHLVRGTSWKPNEDISQEVLEHRASTVPETDFPEPMNRSIGGGGAVGAVGAGEAGAELEEGAEEEESTSPADIPEDEIEHFDIDYTKEGETISVANNETLLEAGEDEGWDLPYACREGQCVSCGGHIVDGDSRDFVEHDNQQMLDDPELEEGYVLTCVAYPRGEFTLETNETP; encoded by the coding sequence ATGGCTAACGAACTGGGAATCGCTATCGGGCTCTCCCTGACGGTCATCGCCGTGACGCTCCATCTCGTGCGCGGCACGTCGTGGAAGCCCAACGAGGACATCTCGCAGGAGGTCCTCGAACATCGGGCGAGCACCGTCCCGGAGACCGACTTCCCCGAGCCGATGAACCGCTCCATCGGTGGCGGCGGCGCGGTCGGTGCGGTCGGTGCAGGGGAGGCCGGCGCGGAGCTCGAAGAGGGCGCGGAGGAGGAGGAGTCGACGAGCCCCGCCGACATCCCGGAGGACGAGATCGAGCACTTCGACATCGACTACACGAAGGAGGGCGAGACCATCTCCGTCGCCAACAACGAGACCCTGCTCGAGGCCGGCGAGGACGAGGGCTGGGACCTGCCCTACGCCTGCCGCGAGGGTCAGTGTGTCTCCTGTGGTGGCCACATCGTTGACGGTGACTCCCGGGACTTCGTCGAGCACGACAACCAGCAGATGCTCGACGACCCCGAGCTCGAGGAGGGCTACGTCCTGACCTGCGTCGCCTACCCGCGCGGCGAGTTCACGCTCGAGACCAACGAGACGCCGTAG